In one window of Candidatus Nealsonbacteria bacterium DNA:
- the dnaJ gene encoding molecular chaperone DnaJ: MKDYYKILGVSNNASKEDIKKAYRKLAHKYHPDKAGGNEGKFKEINEAYQVLSDESKRSQYDKYGNVFEGGGPGAGFGGFDGNVNFDFGDLGDIFGEAFGFSSPRRSKDVRKGKNIEIDLEMPLEAVLSEQKKSFNIRKFINCSRCQSTGAEPGTARNECFSCRGTGKVQEIKRTILGSFTQVATCPECDGEGQKPEKPCNVCRGEGRIKGEEKIDVIIPAGVDTNQALRVSGQGNAGKKGGASGDLHIRILVKEHPVFKRKGDHLFMSLPISFADAALGGKVEAKILDGKKIIIKIPAGTESGKILKISGKGVPHFSRFGRGDLYVGLTIETPKSLSRKQKELLEELRQAGL, encoded by the coding sequence ATGAAAGATTATTATAAAATTTTAGGAGTTTCTAATAATGCTTCCAAGGAAGACATTAAGAAAGCATACCGAAAACTCGCTCATAAATATCATCCAGATAAAGCGGGTGGCAATGAGGGTAAATTTAAGGAAATTAATGAAGCCTATCAAGTTCTTTCTGATGAAAGTAAAAGATCTCAATATGATAAATATGGTAATGTTTTTGAGGGAGGAGGTCCTGGAGCAGGTTTTGGTGGTTTTGACGGTAATGTGAACTTTGACTTTGGAGACTTGGGTGATATATTCGGTGAGGCCTTTGGATTTTCTTCACCTAGAAGATCTAAAGATGTTCGTAAAGGAAAGAATATTGAGATTGATTTAGAAATGCCTCTTGAGGCGGTACTTAGCGAACAGAAGAAAAGTTTTAATATAAGGAAATTTATTAATTGTAGTAGATGTCAAAGTACTGGTGCAGAGCCTGGTACAGCTAGAAATGAATGTTTTTCTTGTAGAGGAACTGGTAAGGTTCAGGAAATAAAAAGAACTATTTTAGGTTCTTTTACTCAGGTTGCAACATGTCCCGAATGTGACGGGGAGGGTCAGAAACCCGAAAAGCCATGTAATGTTTGTAGGGGTGAGGGACGCATAAAAGGAGAAGAAAAGATAGATGTTATAATCCCTGCTGGAGTAGATACTAACCAAGCACTTAGAGTTTCAGGACAAGGTAATGCCGGTAAGAAAGGGGGAGCGTCAGGAGATTTACATATCAGGATATTGGTTAAAGAACACCCTGTTTTCAAAAGAAAGGGAGACCATCTTTTTATGTCCCTTCCTATTTCATTTGCTGATGCAGCACTTGGAGGGAAAGTAGAAGCAAAGATATTAGACGGAAAAAAAATAATTATTAAGATTCCAGCAGGAACCGAGTCTGGTAAAATTCTTAAAATTTCAGGAAAGGGAGTTCCCCATTTTTCAAGATTTGGAAGGGGAGATCTCTACGTTGGACTTACCATAGAAACACCTAAGTCACTATCAAGAAAACAGAAGGAATTGTTAGAAGAGTTAAGGCAGGCCGGGCTATAG
- the dnaK gene encoding molecular chaperone DnaK, with translation MGKIIGIDLGTTFSAMAVVEKGDPKIIENKEGNRTTPSVVAVTKGGERVIGVVARRQQITNPENTIFAAKRLIGRRFSDASVQEDKKLLPYEIKEASDGGIEIKMGNKWHKPAEISAMILQKLKKDAEDKLGEKITDAIITCPAYFDDAQRKATKVAGEIAGLNVRRVINEPTAAALAYGLTRKSDQQVVVYDFGGGTFDVSVLDIGEDTVEVKATGGDTHLGGEDFDQKIVTWIINEFNKDQGVDLSKDKLALQRLKESAEKAKIELSTSMETEINIPFVTSDSSGPKHLYLKLTRAKLEDLTKEYVDRSIELVKKTLAEAKFTPADIEAIVMVGGQTRMPKIQEEIKKFFGKEPNREINPDEVVAIGAAIQGEILSARDEGRKTEGEVKDMLLLDVTPLSLGIETYGGVNTILISKNTTIPTAKTQVFSTAADNQPSVDIHVLQGERPMASHSKTLGRFLLDGIPPAPRGVPQVEVSFDIDANGILNVSARDKATGKSQSVKIEGACGMSDEEVEKMTKDAEIHAEEDKKKQEMIEAKNIAEQSVYLSEKTLKELGDKIAPALKKEVEEKAEELKKEKDGDNIEEIKKKTEELSTVIQKIGAEMYKEEAQQASEGSQDPEVKDEEQGNIEEGEYQEK, from the coding sequence ATGGGAAAGATAATAGGAATCGATCTAGGAACAACATTTTCAGCAATGGCCGTAGTTGAAAAAGGAGATCCAAAAATAATTGAAAATAAAGAGGGTAATAGAACTACACCTTCGGTTGTAGCTGTTACCAAAGGAGGAGAAAGAGTTATTGGGGTAGTTGCAAGAAGACAGCAAATTACTAATCCTGAAAATACTATCTTTGCAGCAAAGAGACTTATCGGGCGCCGTTTTTCCGATGCTTCAGTTCAGGAAGACAAAAAATTACTTCCCTATGAAATAAAAGAAGCATCTGACGGAGGAATAGAGATAAAGATGGGAAATAAGTGGCACAAACCAGCTGAAATATCAGCAATGATATTACAAAAATTAAAAAAAGATGCAGAAGACAAGTTAGGAGAGAAGATAACCGATGCCATTATAACTTGTCCCGCCTATTTCGATGATGCTCAAAGAAAGGCGACTAAAGTTGCTGGGGAAATCGCCGGACTTAATGTACGCAGAGTAATTAATGAGCCAACAGCTGCTGCCTTAGCTTACGGATTAACAAGAAAGAGTGATCAGCAAGTGGTAGTCTATGATTTTGGAGGAGGAACTTTTGATGTTTCCGTGCTTGATATTGGTGAAGACACTGTTGAGGTTAAGGCTACCGGTGGAGATACTCATCTTGGAGGTGAAGACTTTGATCAAAAAATAGTTACTTGGATTATTAATGAATTTAATAAAGACCAGGGAGTTGACCTTTCAAAAGATAAGCTTGCTCTGCAAAGATTAAAAGAATCTGCCGAAAAAGCAAAGATTGAATTATCAACTTCAATGGAAACAGAGATTAACATTCCATTTGTTACTTCCGATAGTTCCGGTCCAAAGCACTTATACCTAAAACTTACTAGGGCTAAGCTTGAAGATTTAACCAAAGAGTATGTTGATAGGTCCATTGAATTAGTTAAGAAAACTTTAGCTGAAGCAAAATTTACTCCAGCTGATATTGAAGCTATTGTTATGGTTGGAGGGCAAACAAGAATGCCAAAGATTCAAGAAGAAATAAAGAAATTCTTCGGTAAAGAACCTAATAGAGAAATTAATCCCGATGAAGTAGTTGCGATTGGAGCAGCCATACAGGGAGAAATATTATCTGCTCGTGATGAGGGAAGAAAGACTGAAGGAGAAGTTAAGGACATGCTTTTACTTGATGTAACTCCTTTATCCCTAGGAATTGAAACTTATGGTGGAGTTAATACTATTTTAATTTCCAAAAATACTACTATTCCTACTGCTAAAACTCAAGTATTTTCTACTGCAGCTGATAATCAGCCATCTGTAGATATCCATGTTTTACAAGGCGAAAGACCTATGGCAAGTCATAGCAAGACATTGGGAAGATTCTTATTAGATGGCATTCCTCCTGCTCCTAGGGGAGTTCCTCAAGTTGAAGTTTCTTTTGATATTGATGCCAATGGTATTTTAAATGTATCAGCAAGGGATAAAGCTACTGGAAAATCTCAATCAGTTAAAATAGAAGGAGCTTGTGGCATGTCAGATGAAGAGGTTGAGAAAATGACAAAAGATGCCGAAATTCATGCAGAGGAAGATAAGAAAAAACAAGAAATGATTGAGGCGAAAAACATTGCCGAACAGTCAGTCTATTTATCAGAAAAGACCTTGAAAGAACTTGGGGATAAGATTGCTCCAGCCCTTAAGAAGGAGGTTGAAGAAAAAGCTGAGGAATTGAAAAAGGAGAAAGATGGTGATAACATTGAAGAGATTAAAAAGAAAACAGAAGAACTCTCTACAGTAATTCAAAAAATTGGTGCAGAGATGTACAAAGAGGAAGCTCAGCAAGCATCAGAAGGATCTCAAGATCCTGAAGTAAAAGATGAAGAGCAAGGAAACATTGAGGAAGGGGAGTATCAAGAAAAATAA
- the grpE gene encoding nucleotide exchange factor GrpE: MNEKDQDNILKELEECKKEKEDCLNGWKREKADFINYKKEEGEKIKSLIDYSTELIISEIIPIIDSFEIAEKQIPEEEKDNIFISGLIRTKIDMNNLLKNQGVSEIECLGKPFDPHFHEAIALVDGEGESGIIIEEVAKGYTRGEKLIRPAKVKIMK; the protein is encoded by the coding sequence ATGAACGAAAAAGATCAAGATAATATTTTAAAAGAACTAGAAGAGTGTAAAAAGGAAAAAGAAGATTGCTTAAACGGATGGAAAAGAGAAAAAGCCGATTTCATAAATTACAAAAAGGAAGAGGGGGAAAAGATAAAAAGCCTTATAGATTATAGTACCGAGCTAATTATTTCTGAGATAATTCCGATAATCGATAGTTTTGAAATAGCAGAAAAGCAAATTCCCGAAGAGGAAAAAGATAATATCTTTATAAGCGGATTGATTAGGACAAAGATTGATATGAATAATCTTTTAAAAAATCAGGGAGTAAGTGAAATAGAATGTTTAGGAAAACCATTTGACCCCCACTTTCATGAAGCAATTGCACTGGTTGATGGTGAGGGCGAGAGTGGTATCATTATTGAAGAGGTAGCTAAAGGTTACACAAGGGGCGAGAAACTTATTCGTCCTGCGAAAGTGAAAATAATGAAATAG
- a CDS encoding AAA family ATPase yields MKQEVALNILKMGHSVYLTGEAGAGKTYILNKYISWLKERGIRPAITASTGVAATHLEGSTIHSWSGIGIRNYITPLVLDQIEQKRVLWNRFQETEVLIIDEISMLSGPFLDMLDLVARHLKRAMSEPFGGMQIIFSGDFFQLPPVEKGRGESNYAFSSRAWSELQPVVCYLNEQHRQGDFVFLELLSAVRQRKITERHRKYLNGRCSLNSETESGFLRLFTHNEDVDKLNEEYLGRIEKEEYTFQMTSKGRDIFVDSLKKGCLAPECLHLKEGAEVMFVKNNQSGNYANGTQGVITGFKQGVPLVKTRSGQTILAEPVSWKREEDGKVLAEIKQVPLRLAWAVTVHKSQGMTLDEAEMDLSQCFVPGQGYVALSRVKSLDGLYLRGLNSTALEVDECVSIADNGFRKRSELAKSRLSQLSKSELEKRQKAFVKSLGGSWNIVKKKKSVNSSTLSKTSDLLSKGVKIEKIAKKRNLSVGTVMTHAEKILKQGTPLNFSYLAPNKKILSLVENAVLKHTFERLAPIKSHLENHGHKLSYDDLRRIRLFFLSTD; encoded by the coding sequence ATGAAACAAGAAGTGGCTTTAAATATTTTAAAAATGGGTCACAGTGTCTATTTAACCGGAGAAGCTGGGGCAGGTAAAACATATATACTTAATAAGTACATATCTTGGCTTAAGGAACGGGGAATAAGACCGGCCATTACCGCATCTACTGGTGTTGCCGCAACTCATCTAGAGGGGTCAACGATTCATTCATGGAGCGGTATTGGTATAAGGAATTATATAACTCCCTTAGTTTTAGACCAGATAGAACAAAAGCGTGTTCTTTGGAACAGGTTTCAAGAAACAGAAGTGTTAATTATTGATGAGATATCTATGCTTTCGGGACCTTTCTTAGATATGCTGGACCTTGTAGCCCGTCACCTTAAAAGAGCAATGAGTGAACCATTTGGAGGTATGCAAATAATTTTTTCTGGGGACTTTTTCCAACTTCCTCCTGTAGAAAAGGGAAGAGGAGAATCAAATTATGCATTTAGTTCTCGTGCTTGGTCAGAATTACAACCAGTAGTTTGTTATTTAAACGAACAACACAGACAAGGCGATTTTGTTTTTTTGGAATTACTATCCGCTGTTCGTCAAAGAAAAATTACAGAAAGGCATCGCAAATACCTTAATGGGAGATGTAGTTTGAATAGTGAAACGGAAAGTGGTTTCTTGCGTCTATTCACTCATAATGAAGATGTGGATAAATTAAATGAAGAGTATCTAGGTCGGATTGAAAAAGAAGAATACACTTTTCAGATGACTTCAAAGGGACGAGATATCTTTGTTGATTCATTAAAAAAAGGATGCCTTGCTCCAGAATGTTTGCATCTTAAGGAAGGGGCCGAAGTAATGTTTGTTAAAAATAATCAGAGTGGTAATTACGCTAATGGAACACAGGGAGTTATTACTGGATTTAAGCAGGGTGTTCCACTAGTTAAGACTCGTTCGGGTCAGACTATATTAGCTGAGCCTGTAAGTTGGAAAAGAGAAGAAGATGGAAAAGTGCTAGCTGAGATAAAACAAGTACCACTTCGTCTTGCTTGGGCTGTTACAGTTCATAAGAGTCAAGGTATGACTTTGGATGAAGCAGAAATGGACCTGTCGCAGTGTTTTGTTCCCGGTCAGGGTTATGTTGCTCTTTCTCGAGTAAAGTCTCTTGATGGCCTGTATTTACGTGGATTAAACTCAACCGCCCTTGAAGTTGATGAATGTGTATCAATAGCTGATAATGGTTTTCGTAAACGTTCTGAATTGGCAAAGAGCAGGCTTAGTCAATTATCTAAAAGTGAGCTTGAAAAACGTCAAAAAGCATTTGTAAAATCATTAGGAGGATCTTGGAATATTGTTAAAAAGAAGAAGTCCGTAAATAGCTCTACTTTATCCAAAACCAGTGATCTTTTGTCTAAAGGGGTGAAGATTGAGAAAATAGCTAAAAAAAGAAACCTTTCTGTTGGTACGGTAATGACTCATGCAGAAAAGATATTAAAACAAGGAACTCCACTTAATTTCTCTTATCTTGCGCCTAATAAGAAGATTCTTTCTTTAGTTGAAAATGCAGTCTTGAAACATACCTTTGAGCGCCTTGCTCCAATTAAAAGTCATTTGGAAAATCATGGTCATAAATTATCATACGATGATTTAAGAAGGATACGACTTTTCTTTCTTTCAACTGATTAA
- a CDS encoding MBL fold metallo-hydrolase, producing the protein MSNKILSVLLAVTLIISLGSLWGVTLLNRSTLLIPEQIIEIRKDVANIKGGLPPFWGGWPAQGWMVKVEDGPTVYFAGDTDLMINWEAIRDFYAPDIVVATHSKIYQMGVEEWVYAINIIQPSYVLASHHNSFPFYPKDDSDFVIAMNERTPATGVTLPAPGEQFEIMGLEFTWLGHSGFVMETPNGSRIVLDPEWKAVNAANYPPQYKTAEGLAADLILITHGHFDHFNPEVLRILLQPRGDRISYLAQLFEFSAFTQKLIPEAAARGQLLPINLGVWITAEDMRNAYGVSDSYPDDVQIAGIFATHSSGVLSTIR; encoded by the coding sequence ATGTCTAATAAAATATTGTCAGTCTTACTCGCTGTAACACTTATTATTTCGTTAGGATCACTATGGGGAGTTACCCTATTGAATAGATCTACTCTTTTGATTCCGGAACAAATAATAGAAATAAGAAAAGATGTAGCAAACATTAAGGGTGGATTGCCACCTTTTTGGGGGGGATGGCCAGCACAAGGATGGATGGTTAAGGTTGAAGATGGTCCCACAGTTTATTTTGCAGGTGATACCGATCTTATGATTAATTGGGAGGCTATAAGAGACTTTTATGCTCCCGATATAGTCGTAGCAACTCATTCTAAAATTTATCAAATGGGAGTTGAGGAGTGGGTTTATGCAATAAATATTATTCAGCCAAGCTATGTTCTTGCCTCACATCATAATAGCTTCCCATTTTATCCAAAAGATGATTCTGATTTTGTGATTGCAATGAATGAAAGAACACCAGCTACTGGCGTAACTCTTCCAGCCCCAGGAGAGCAATTTGAAATAATGGGTCTTGAATTCACCTGGCTTGGCCATTCGGGATTCGTAATGGAAACACCCAATGGTTCCAGAATTGTTTTAGATCCAGAATGGAAAGCAGTTAATGCTGCTAATTACCCACCTCAATATAAAACTGCAGAGGGATTAGCGGCTGATTTAATTCTTATTACTCACGGTCATTTTGATCATTTTAATCCCGAAGTATTAAGGATCTTACTTCAACCTCGGGGCGATAGAATTTCTTATCTTGCTCAATTGTTTGAGTTTTCAGCTTTTACTCAGAAATTAATTCCAGAAGCTGCCGCTAGGGGACAATTATTGCCAATTAATTTAGGAGTATGGATAACAGCTGAGGATATGAGGAATGCTTACGGTGTCAGCGATTCTTATCCAGATGATGTTCAGATAGCCGGAATTTTTGCAACTCATTCTTCAGGGGTATTGTCTACGATTAGATAA
- a CDS encoding cupredoxin family copper-binding protein: MLVIFVVVFLIFQRADGVEVPVEIEEEIIIDEELNIKEAPIIEMEQRNVVISSFAYVPQEITVQVGTMVVWRNNDTGAHTVTSDDGDELNSPLLSTGDSFSHVFDNVGTFDYHCAPHPFMQGRVIVVE; the protein is encoded by the coding sequence TTGTTAGTTATTTTTGTTGTGGTATTTCTTATTTTTCAACGAGCGGACGGAGTAGAAGTTCCAGTTGAAATAGAAGAAGAAATTATCATTGATGAAGAACTTAATATCAAAGAAGCTCCTATAATAGAAATGGAGCAGAGGAACGTTGTAATCAGTAGTTTTGCCTATGTTCCTCAAGAGATAACTGTTCAGGTTGGAACTATGGTTGTTTGGAGAAACAATGATACAGGTGCTCATACTGTTACCTCTGATGATGGGGATGAACTAAATTCGCCATTACTCTCAACAGGCGATAGCTTTTCCCATGTTTTTGATAATGTCGGCACCTTTGATTACCATTGTGCTCCTCATCCTTTTATGCAGGGACGAGTTATAGTGGTAGAGTAA
- a CDS encoding replication-associated recombination protein A: MKPLASIIRPISIDDFIGQDHLVGPGKPLRLAINQGHLFSFILWGPPGSGKTTLARIYTTSLNAKLYEFSAVSSGKKDIQAIISDQIDNKSKVLFLDEIHRFNKAQQDFLLPYVESGEITLIGATTENPSFEVISALLSRCRIFVFNTLSEKEMSQIIDRTGFKLNTEVKEWLINMANGDARQVITMIDSANKLYGEISLNSLEETIQNKSIRYDKKGDEHYNTISAFIKSMRASQVDAALYYLSRMIRAGEDPKFIARRMIIFASEDIGMAQPTALVVANEVFRSVEVIGLPECGINLAHGVVYLCKSKKDRSSYNAYLRALSDVDKYGNLNIPLKVCNPATKMMKDMDYGKDYEEYSKESFLPDKIKNKKYYLGEK, translated from the coding sequence ATGAAGCCATTAGCATCAATTATTAGACCAATAAGTATCGATGATTTTATTGGTCAAGATCATTTAGTTGGTCCGGGAAAACCATTGCGTTTAGCTATTAATCAGGGTCATTTGTTCTCCTTTATTTTATGGGGACCCCCAGGTTCAGGCAAAACGACATTAGCTAGAATCTACACTACTTCTTTAAATGCTAAACTATATGAGTTTTCAGCGGTTTCTTCTGGAAAAAAAGATATTCAGGCAATTATTTCAGATCAAATAGATAATAAGTCCAAGGTTTTATTCCTTGATGAAATACATCGTTTTAATAAAGCACAACAAGATTTTTTGCTTCCCTATGTAGAGTCGGGAGAAATAACTTTAATTGGGGCAACAACCGAAAATCCCAGTTTTGAGGTCATATCCGCATTATTATCAAGATGCCGAATTTTTGTTTTTAATACATTATCTGAAAAAGAAATGAGTCAGATAATTGATAGGACCGGATTTAAGCTAAACACTGAAGTAAAAGAATGGTTAATAAATATGGCAAATGGTGATGCTCGCCAAGTAATAACTATGATTGATAGTGCCAATAAGCTCTATGGAGAAATTTCGCTTAATTCTCTTGAGGAAACCATACAGAATAAATCTATTCGTTATGACAAAAAAGGAGATGAGCATTACAATACCATATCAGCTTTTATTAAAAGTATGAGGGCCAGTCAGGTAGATGCCGCCCTTTATTATCTATCAAGGATGATTAGAGCCGGAGAAGATCCTAAATTTATTGCCCGCCGGATGATAATTTTTGCCTCGGAAGATATTGGAATGGCTCAGCCAACAGCTTTAGTAGTAGCGAATGAGGTTTTTCGATCTGTTGAAGTTATTGGATTACCTGAATGTGGTATAAATTTAGCCCATGGAGTTGTTTATCTTTGTAAAAGTAAAAAAGACAGAAGTTCTTATAATGCTTACTTGAGAGCACTTTCTGATGTAGATAAATATGGAAATTTAAATATTCCCTTAAAGGTGTGTAATCCAGCCACAAAAATGATGAAAGATATGGATTATGGTAAAGATTATGAAGAATATTCAAAAGAAAGCTTTCTTCCCGATAAGATAAAAAACAAAAAATATTATTTAGGCGAAAAATGA
- a CDS encoding FtsQ-type POTRA domain-containing protein produces MKTKKKNFRKSHRKKLVKPFYKKKLFLLPAGISFLFISLAYFFLFFDYFWINNIKIEGNEVLSREAILGPIEEKLSTKILFFRSSSIFLFNSNQMSKDILEAFPLIKDVQIKKDLPDKITINIKERQPVAFWCNSECYLVDSVGVAFRERRDDDKRRVIIRSQGDFQLGEQVVDINDMQRIIKIWKRIGENLGLIEFEVGNQKLNAKTSENWYIYFNSKEDLSTQILKLELVLEEKISPAKRKKLEYIDLRFDSRVYFK; encoded by the coding sequence ATGAAAACAAAGAAAAAGAATTTTAGGAAATCGCACCGTAAGAAATTAGTAAAACCTTTTTATAAAAAAAAGTTATTTTTACTGCCTGCGGGAATATCTTTTTTATTTATATCGCTAGCTTATTTTTTTTTATTTTTTGATTATTTCTGGATTAATAATATTAAAATAGAAGGAAATGAAGTCTTATCAAGAGAAGCTATTTTGGGTCCAATAGAAGAAAAATTATCAACAAAGATATTATTTTTTCGTTCATCCAGCATCTTTCTTTTTAATTCAAATCAGATGTCTAAAGATATTTTGGAGGCTTTTCCGTTAATTAAGGATGTTCAGATAAAGAAGGATTTGCCAGATAAAATTACTATCAATATCAAAGAAAGGCAACCAGTTGCCTTTTGGTGTAACAGTGAATGTTATTTAGTAGATTCGGTTGGTGTTGCTTTTAGGGAAAGAAGAGATGATGACAAGAGAAGAGTGATTATAAGAAGCCAAGGCGATTTTCAATTAGGTGAACAAGTCGTTGATATTAATGATATGCAGAGAATAATTAAGATATGGAAAAGAATCGGAGAAAACCTTGGGCTCATTGAGTTTGAAGTTGGTAATCAAAAACTCAACGCCAAAACTAGTGAAAATTGGTATATTTATTTTAATAGCAAAGAGGACTTATCTACACAAATATTAAAACTGGAATTAGTTCTAGAGGAGAAAATATCTCCTGCTAAACGTAAAAAGCTGGAATATATTGATCTTAGATTTGATAGCCGAGTTTACTTTAAATAG
- a CDS encoding peptidoglycan bridge formation glycyltransferase FemA/FemB family protein, producing the protein MIIKEIKDADTWNDFCLTITEQTFLNSWSWGKFRSDLGNKVWRRGVFEGDKLLAIFLVSKIDAAKGRFILLSHSPLIREKTEEVLQQIIDDVRDIAKKEKAVFIRIAPVWEKSSWEDALLVKAGFRESSSFVFPVRSWELSLDKDETELLSQMRKGTRYLIRKSQKEKDLKIHFSHNESDLNHFYEVYGKTAHFQGFHPFSLDYLKKELKALSEKEEVLLILATYKDKYIAGAMIIFWGGKAFYHHGASLPEYKDISASYLIQWEAIKEAKRRGCTKYNFWAISPSDDPKHRWAGLTFFKKGFGGNEINYAPARDLPISFKYWITYFFEKIKR; encoded by the coding sequence ATGATTATTAAAGAAATAAAAGACGCTGATACTTGGAACGATTTTTGTCTGACTATCACAGAGCAAACTTTTCTTAATTCTTGGAGTTGGGGAAAATTCAGAAGTGATCTTGGTAATAAGGTTTGGCGAAGGGGTGTTTTTGAGGGAGATAAACTTTTGGCTATTTTCTTAGTTTCTAAAATTGATGCTGCTAAGGGGAGATTTATTCTATTAAGTCATAGTCCATTGATTAGAGAAAAAACTGAAGAAGTTTTGCAACAAATTATTGATGATGTTAGGGATATAGCAAAAAAGGAAAAAGCTGTTTTTATACGGATTGCACCGGTCTGGGAAAAAAGTTCTTGGGAGGATGCCCTATTGGTCAAAGCCGGATTTAGAGAATCGTCTTCGTTTGTTTTTCCGGTCAGGAGTTGGGAGCTTTCTCTTGATAAAGATGAAACTGAACTTTTATCTCAAATGAGAAAGGGGACCAGATATTTAATACGAAAGTCGCAAAAGGAGAAGGATCTTAAAATTCATTTTTCACATAATGAATCAGACCTTAATCATTTCTATGAAGTCTATGGTAAAACTGCTCATTTTCAAGGGTTTCATCCTTTTTCACTTGATTATCTAAAAAAAGAATTAAAAGCATTATCTGAAAAAGAAGAAGTTTTATTGATACTGGCAACTTATAAAGATAAGTATATAGCTGGAGCTATGATTATATTTTGGGGTGGTAAAGCATTCTATCACCACGGAGCTTCTTTGCCGGAATATAAAGATATTTCAGCCTCTTATTTAATTCAATGGGAGGCAATAAAGGAAGCAAAAAGAAGAGGTTGTACAAAATATAATTTTTGGGCAATATCCCCTTCTGATGATCCAAAACATCGATGGGCAGGCTTAACATTTTTTAAAAAAGGTTTTGGAGGCAATGAGATAAATTACGCTCCAGCAAGAGACCTGCCAATTTCTTTTAAATATTGGATTACTTATTTTTTCGAAAAAATTAAGAGATGA
- a CDS encoding UDP-N-acetylmuramoyl-tripeptide--D-alanyl-D-alanine ligase: MKKNILKSILRIIAKKINNIYSPKIIAITGSVGKTSAKNAVSFYLQNFFTTRGSAGNLNNELGLPLVFIGRSEGGQGSIFSWIKIIISGIKLIIKKNKNYPEIIVAEMGADKLGDISYLTEIAKPDISVITFIGDAPSHLENYKNIDELVEEKHKITAFSEVNDFTILNFDDPRVIKVKSRIKSKIITFGFNEGADIRIFDFKYQNKNMFSMPYGILFTLRYKDSSTIIHLPYCLGKPFAYSVAVSVACGIALGIDIEKAKDIFRELRPEPGRLNLIEGKDNYFIIDDTYNASPASVQAALEVLSEINVDRRVAVLGDMKELGDNSVDSHRSIGQMVANNCDILITVGDQASYIKEEALKLGMSLENVYHYSNSWDAGKKIKDMIIPGDMVLVKGSRSMKMENVVDMIKKKE, from the coding sequence ATGAAAAAAAATATTCTTAAATCAATATTAAGAATAATTGCTAAAAAGATAAATAATATCTATTCTCCAAAGATAATAGCTATCACAGGATCTGTTGGTAAAACTTCGGCAAAGAATGCTGTTTCTTTTTATTTACAGAATTTTTTTACTACAAGGGGTAGTGCTGGTAATCTAAATAATGAGCTTGGTTTACCCCTAGTTTTTATTGGAAGGTCAGAAGGGGGACAAGGATCTATTTTTAGCTGGATTAAAATAATTATTTCAGGAATAAAACTAATTATTAAAAAGAATAAAAACTATCCAGAGATAATAGTAGCGGAAATGGGAGCTGATAAACTCGGGGATATATCTTATTTAACTGAAATTGCCAAGCCCGATATATCAGTCATCACTTTTATTGGCGACGCACCATCACATCTTGAAAACTATAAAAACATTGATGAATTAGTAGAAGAAAAGCATAAAATCACAGCCTTTTCAGAGGTAAATGATTTCACCATCTTAAACTTTGATGATCCTCGGGTAATTAAGGTAAAAAGCAGAATCAAAAGCAAAATAATAACTTTTGGTTTTAACGAGGGGGCAGATATTAGAATTTTTGATTTTAAATATCAAAATAAAAATATGTTTTCTATGCCTTATGGAATACTTTTTACGCTTCGCTATAAAGATAGTTCAACGATAATACATTTGCCTTATTGCCTAGGAAAACCCTTTGCCTATTCTGTTGCTGTTTCAGTTGCTTGTGGGATAGCTCTTGGTATTGATATTGAAAAAGCTAAAGACATTTTCAGAGAATTGCGGCCTGAACCAGGAAGACTTAATTTAATTGAGGGCAAAGATAATTATTTTATTATAGATGATACATATAATGCTTCACCAGCTTCAGTTCAAGCTGCTCTAGAGGTATTATCAGAGATTAATGTGGATCGTCGAGTTGCTGTTTTAGGAGATATGAAAGAATTGGGTGATAATTCTGTGGATAGTCATCGTAGTATTGGTCAAATGGTTGCTAATAATTGTGATATTTTAATTACCGTAGGTGACCAAGCTAGTTACATAAAGGAGGAAGCATTAAAGCTAGGGATGAGTCTTGAGAATGTTTATCATTATTCAAATTCTTGGGATGCCGGGAAAAAAATTAAAGATATGATTATTCCCGGTGATATGGTTTTGGTAAAAGGATCAAGATCTATGAAGATGGAGAATGTAGTAGATATGATAAAGAAGAAAGAATAG